A single window of Granulicella sibirica DNA harbors:
- a CDS encoding GntR family transcriptional regulator: MRTACITCHSTAMIPFRVQFRAGASIFEQTVYAARKAMISGQLKPGDPFPSVRALSRELKINPNTAHKIVSQLVTEGLLETRPGIGNVVAVMPDSTRRERARLLDEEIEVLVVGAKKLGISLGEVVEAVEGHWERLKVKE, translated from the coding sequence TTGCGCACTGCGTGTATCACGTGTCATAGTACGGCCATGATTCCCTTCCGGGTTCAGTTTCGGGCTGGTGCTTCGATCTTCGAGCAGACCGTGTACGCGGCGCGGAAGGCGATGATCTCGGGACAACTGAAGCCAGGGGATCCGTTTCCTTCGGTACGGGCGCTGTCGCGGGAGCTGAAGATCAACCCGAATACGGCGCACAAGATCGTGTCGCAACTGGTGACGGAGGGGTTGCTGGAGACGCGACCGGGGATCGGGAACGTGGTGGCGGTGATGCCGGATTCGACGCGGCGGGAGCGGGCTCGTCTGCTGGATGAAGAGATTGAGGTGCTTGTGGTGGGAGCGAAGAAGCTGGGGATTTCGCTGGGCGAGGTGGTGGAGGCGGTGGAAGGGCATTGGGAGAGGTTGAAGGTGAAGGAGTGA
- a CDS encoding vitamin B12-dependent ribonucleotide reductase: MAPIQNLTAAPAAIKPETKKSKSAPGLAFTRHFTTPGVSPYDQVTWEKRDAVIQDWKGKLIFEQKAVEVPADWSMTATNIVASKYLHGLNGSQERESGVRALITRVAESIRDWGIRDGFFKTPEDAEIFYAELAHLLLNQKVAFNSPVWFNVGCDRLEPNSDAQNWHWNPHSCAIEFSVTGYSKPQCSACFINSVQDSLDSILTLAKTEGMLFKWGSGAGSNLSSIRGSMETLSGGGTASGPLSFMRGFDAFAGVIKSGGKTRRAAKMVVLNIDHPDIEDFIECKVKEEEKAWHLVQAGYDGSGPDSEAYSSIFFQNANNSVRVTDEFMQAVEKDSTFATRTVKGKEVVKEYKARDLMHKIAEATWQCGDPGMQYDTTINRWHTSKNTARINASNPCSEYMFLDDSACNLASFNLLKFLTPGGQFDIPAYRHAIAVVTTAMEIIVDSAGYPTEMIAKNSHDYRPLGLGYANLGALLMAFGLPYDSDAGRDFAGTLTAILCGDAYWQSSRIAETCAPLGAATPTTQRAEITGGACPGFYVNREPFLDVIRMHRSEVNKIGASKTSKEPFTAPQLSDLIGAAKHAWDGALAHGEKHGYRNSQVTVLAPTGTIGFMMDCDTTGVEPDLALVKYKKLVGGGMIKIVNSTVPSALIKLGYSESDVNAIVSYIDATGTIEGAPGIKNEHLPVFDCSFKPAKGTRSIQYMGHIKMMAAAQPFLSGAISKTVNLPNDCSVQDVADAYMESWRLGVKAVAIYRDGSKGTQPLNVSAQTDDNKKGTKVGGNVPPAAAGTMQIAEVVAAEKQNTATPTSEEIVIHKQTAAALDEANTRIVSLEKQLSQLIHSITQNSETASAKEPPRAVRHRLPAERASVTHKFALSGHEGYLTVGLYPNGTPGEIFIRMAKEGSTISGLMDSFATAISLSLQHGVPLKVLCEKFAHTRFEPSGWTGNPEIGYAKSVMDYIFRWIQLRFLSGTQMDLFAGLKPPTSIPVQGTINAPSNTISLHASAAEAPASTASYPTYSPEEYSDRTAPKGGIAPDLQAREGLQSTEADYRTPEDRGIFHTANAMKDLYDMGDSPSCATCGAIMTRSGSCYRCNECGSTSGCS, translated from the coding sequence ATGGCCCCGATCCAAAACCTCACCGCCGCCCCCGCAGCTATCAAGCCTGAGACGAAGAAGTCCAAATCGGCCCCCGGCCTCGCCTTCACCCGCCACTTCACAACCCCCGGCGTCTCCCCCTACGACCAGGTCACCTGGGAAAAGCGTGACGCCGTCATCCAGGACTGGAAGGGCAAGCTCATCTTCGAGCAGAAGGCCGTCGAAGTCCCCGCCGACTGGTCCATGACCGCGACCAACATCGTCGCCTCCAAGTACCTCCACGGCCTCAACGGCTCCCAGGAACGCGAGTCCGGCGTCCGCGCCCTCATCACCCGCGTCGCCGAGTCCATCCGCGACTGGGGCATCCGTGACGGCTTCTTCAAGACCCCCGAAGACGCCGAGATCTTCTACGCCGAACTCGCCCACCTTCTCCTCAACCAGAAGGTCGCCTTCAACTCCCCCGTCTGGTTCAACGTAGGCTGCGACCGCCTCGAGCCCAACTCCGACGCCCAGAACTGGCACTGGAACCCCCACTCCTGCGCCATCGAGTTCTCCGTCACCGGCTACTCCAAGCCCCAGTGCTCGGCCTGCTTCATCAACTCTGTCCAGGACTCCCTCGATAGCATCCTCACCCTCGCCAAGACCGAGGGCATGCTCTTCAAGTGGGGCTCCGGAGCCGGTTCGAACCTCTCCTCGATCCGTGGCTCGATGGAGACCCTCTCCGGCGGCGGAACCGCCTCCGGCCCGCTCTCCTTCATGCGCGGCTTCGATGCCTTCGCCGGCGTCATCAAGTCCGGCGGCAAGACCCGCCGCGCCGCCAAGATGGTCGTCCTCAACATCGACCACCCGGACATCGAAGACTTCATCGAGTGCAAGGTCAAGGAAGAAGAGAAGGCGTGGCATCTCGTCCAGGCCGGCTACGACGGCTCCGGTCCCGACTCCGAGGCCTACTCCAGCATCTTCTTCCAGAACGCCAACAACTCTGTCCGGGTCACCGACGAGTTCATGCAGGCCGTCGAGAAGGACTCCACCTTCGCTACCCGCACCGTCAAGGGCAAGGAAGTCGTCAAGGAGTACAAGGCCCGCGACCTCATGCACAAGATCGCCGAAGCCACCTGGCAGTGCGGCGACCCCGGCATGCAGTACGACACCACTATCAACCGCTGGCACACCAGCAAGAACACCGCCCGCATCAACGCCTCGAACCCCTGCTCCGAGTACATGTTCCTCGATGACTCCGCCTGCAACCTTGCGTCCTTCAACCTCCTGAAGTTCCTCACCCCCGGCGGCCAGTTCGACATCCCCGCCTACCGCCACGCCATCGCCGTCGTCACCACCGCCATGGAGATCATCGTCGACTCGGCTGGCTACCCCACCGAGATGATCGCGAAAAACTCCCACGACTACCGCCCGCTCGGCCTCGGCTACGCCAATCTCGGCGCTCTCCTCATGGCCTTCGGCCTCCCCTACGACTCCGACGCCGGACGCGACTTCGCCGGAACTCTCACCGCCATCCTCTGCGGCGACGCCTACTGGCAGTCCTCGCGCATCGCCGAGACCTGTGCCCCCCTCGGAGCCGCCACCCCCACCACCCAGCGCGCCGAAATCACCGGAGGCGCCTGCCCCGGCTTCTACGTCAACCGTGAGCCCTTCCTCGACGTCATCCGCATGCACCGCTCCGAGGTCAACAAGATCGGCGCGTCGAAGACCTCGAAAGAGCCCTTCACCGCACCCCAGCTCTCCGACCTCATCGGAGCCGCCAAGCATGCCTGGGACGGAGCCCTCGCCCACGGTGAAAAGCACGGCTACCGCAACTCCCAGGTCACCGTCCTCGCCCCCACCGGAACCATCGGCTTCATGATGGACTGCGACACCACCGGCGTCGAGCCCGACCTCGCCCTCGTCAAGTACAAGAAGCTCGTCGGCGGCGGCATGATCAAGATCGTCAACTCGACGGTCCCGTCCGCCCTCATCAAGCTCGGCTACTCCGAGTCCGACGTCAACGCCATCGTCAGCTACATCGACGCTACCGGCACTATCGAAGGCGCGCCCGGCATCAAAAACGAGCACCTCCCCGTCTTCGACTGCTCCTTCAAGCCCGCCAAGGGAACCCGCTCCATCCAGTACATGGGCCACATCAAGATGATGGCCGCCGCCCAGCCCTTCCTCTCCGGAGCCATCTCCAAGACCGTCAACCTTCCGAACGACTGCTCCGTCCAGGATGTCGCCGACGCCTACATGGAATCCTGGCGTCTCGGCGTCAAGGCCGTAGCCATCTACCGCGACGGCTCCAAGGGAACCCAGCCCCTCAACGTTTCCGCCCAGACCGACGACAACAAGAAGGGGACCAAGGTCGGCGGAAATGTCCCGCCCGCCGCCGCCGGCACCATGCAGATCGCCGAAGTCGTCGCCGCCGAGAAGCAGAACACCGCCACCCCGACGTCCGAAGAGATCGTCATCCACAAGCAGACCGCCGCTGCCCTCGACGAGGCCAACACCCGCATCGTCTCGCTCGAGAAGCAGCTCTCCCAGCTCATCCACTCCATCACCCAGAACTCCGAGACCGCATCGGCCAAAGAGCCGCCACGCGCCGTCCGCCACCGCCTCCCCGCCGAGCGCGCCTCCGTCACCCACAAGTTCGCGCTCTCCGGCCACGAGGGATACCTCACCGTCGGCCTCTACCCCAACGGCACCCCCGGCGAGATCTTCATCCGCATGGCCAAGGAGGGTTCCACCATCTCCGGCCTCATGGACTCCTTCGCGACCGCCATCTCGCTCTCCCTCCAGCACGGCGTCCCGCTCAAGGTCCTCTGCGAGAAGTTCGCCCACACCCGCTTCGAGCCCAGCGGCTGGACCGGTAACCCCGAAATCGGCTACGCCAAGTCGGTGATGGATTACATCTTCCGCTGGATCCAGCTCCGCTTCCTCTCCGGAACCCAGATGGATCTCTTCGCCGGCCTCAAGCCCCCCACCAGCATCCCCGTCCAGGGCACCATCAACGCCCCATCCAACACCATCAGCCTCCACGCCAGCGCGGCCGAAGCACCCGCGTCCACCGCAAGCTATCCTACCTATTCCCCGGAAGAGTACTCCGACCGCACGGCCCCGAAGGGCGGCATAGCCCCCGACCTCCAGGCCCGCGAAGGCCTGCAATCGACCGAAGCCGACTACCGCACCCCCGAAGACCGGGGCATCTTCCACACCGCCAACGCCATGAAGGATCTCTACGACATGGGCGACAGCCCAAGCTGCGCCACCTGCGGAGCCATCATGACAAGATCCGGATCCTGCTACCGCTGCAACGAATGCGGAAGCACAAGCGGCTGCAGCTAG
- a CDS encoding ABC transporter ATP-binding protein produces the protein MAGFAIETVGLAKGYGRTQALQPTSLSVPMGAVFALVGHNGAGKTTLIKLLMNILQPSAGSATVLGENSTGLTGEAFTRIGYVSENQELPEWMTVRQYLDYLQPFYPEWDDADLVRVLDLPLDRKLKHLSRGMLMKAALASVLAFRPSLIVLDEPFSGLDPLVRDELIEALLEEVEVDTAAERTAPTTILISSHDLAEIESFATHVGYLHQGKLVFAEEMATLIARFREVTVTLGDGAASDAAAPASWVLLETAPSVARFVHSQADTEPVEEQIAAVFPQAVGVEMEPMTLRTIFLALARSGRGPVDMAALEERRNKRTQKTDKSDKADRSRA, from the coding sequence ATGGCTGGATTTGCGATTGAGACCGTCGGGTTGGCGAAGGGGTACGGGCGGACGCAGGCTTTGCAGCCTACTTCCCTTTCGGTGCCGATGGGTGCGGTGTTTGCGCTGGTGGGGCATAACGGCGCGGGGAAGACGACGCTCATCAAGCTGCTGATGAATATTCTTCAACCTTCGGCGGGGTCGGCGACGGTGCTGGGGGAAAATTCGACAGGGCTTACCGGGGAGGCGTTCACGCGGATCGGGTATGTGTCGGAGAACCAGGAGCTGCCGGAGTGGATGACGGTGCGGCAATACCTCGATTATCTGCAACCGTTTTATCCGGAGTGGGACGATGCGGACCTGGTCCGGGTGCTGGATTTGCCGCTCGACCGGAAGCTGAAGCATCTTTCGCGGGGGATGCTGATGAAGGCGGCGCTGGCGAGCGTGCTTGCGTTCCGGCCCTCGCTGATCGTGCTGGATGAGCCGTTCTCGGGGTTGGATCCGCTGGTGCGGGACGAGTTGATCGAGGCGCTGCTGGAGGAAGTCGAGGTGGATACGGCGGCGGAGCGGACAGCGCCGACGACGATCCTGATCTCTTCGCATGACCTGGCGGAGATCGAGTCCTTCGCGACACATGTTGGGTATCTGCACCAAGGGAAACTTGTGTTCGCGGAAGAGATGGCTACGCTGATCGCGCGATTCCGCGAGGTTACGGTGACGCTTGGGGATGGGGCGGCTTCTGACGCGGCGGCTCCGGCTTCGTGGGTTCTGCTGGAGACGGCTCCGTCGGTGGCGCGCTTTGTCCATAGCCAGGCCGATACGGAGCCGGTGGAGGAGCAGATCGCGGCGGTTTTCCCGCAGGCGGTTGGGGTGGAGATGGAGCCAATGACGCTGCGGACGATCTTCCTGGCGCTGGCACGGTCTGGGCGCGGGCCGGTGGATATGGCGGCTCTCGAAGAGCGGCGGAACAAGCGGACGCAGAAAACAGACAAGAGCGACAAGGCAGACAGGAGCCGCGCATGA